In Dyadobacter sp. NIV53, a single window of DNA contains:
- a CDS encoding TetR/AcrR family transcriptional regulator — MALPKVDPDIVIERLMHVFRSVGYDGASLAELSASTGLKKASLYHRFPEGKVGMANAVLDYVGGWSDSQISGVLFSSDPAPERMDAVLNSINILYEGGRLACILRAMGNGTAEEIFRDKIDDMFQRWITAFTHLATDLGHDSHEAERLGESALIKIQGSLILARSMRKPELFQKALNDIKTDFLT; from the coding sequence ATGGCGCTCCCAAAAGTTGATCCGGATATTGTTATAGAAAGGCTGATGCACGTATTCCGGTCGGTTGGGTATGATGGTGCGAGCCTGGCTGAGCTTTCAGCTTCAACAGGCCTGAAGAAGGCAAGTTTGTATCATCGGTTCCCGGAAGGCAAGGTTGGAATGGCAAATGCAGTCCTTGATTATGTAGGCGGATGGAGTGATAGCCAAATCTCCGGAGTTCTTTTTTCATCAGATCCGGCACCTGAACGCATGGATGCGGTACTAAATTCAATTAATATCCTTTATGAAGGCGGTCGGTTGGCTTGCATCCTTCGTGCTATGGGAAACGGGACAGCTGAGGAGATTTTCAGGGACAAAATTGATGATATGTTTCAAAGGTGGATAACAGCTTTTACCCATCTTGCAACAGACCTGGGCCACGACTCCCATGAAGCAGAAAGGCTCGGCGAGTCTGCCCTCATTAAAATACAGGGTTCATTGATACTTGCCCGGAGCATGCGGAAACCGGAGTTATTCCAGAAGGCATTAAACGATATTAAAACAGATTTTCTTACATAA
- a CDS encoding aldehyde reductase, producing the protein MKQTEKETVLVTGGSGYVGSYCILQLLRAGYNVKTTIRSMHKKGELLKKIRAAGAVNTENLTFFEADLNDDRGWADAVKNCVYVLHVASPFPASTPKDENELIIPARDGALRVLKAARNAGVKRVVLTSSFAAIGYSIDKTNHIFTETDWTDPLAPIAPYIRSKTVAELAAWDFVRSEGGDLELSVINPVGIFGPVLGHSYSASIELVKGIMKGDIKENSLFTFGVVDVRDVADIHITAMKHPGAAGERFLATSDGAMSFYDIAQIIKKQRSEIAVSVAEMIRTSPDLYVNLSNEKAGKVLNWFPRTKEEAILASVDSISELEKSKSTN; encoded by the coding sequence ATGAAGCAAACAGAAAAGGAGACCGTGCTGGTAACAGGCGGCTCAGGATATGTAGGAAGTTACTGCATACTACAATTATTAAGGGCGGGTTATAACGTGAAGACAACCATCCGCTCTATGCATAAAAAGGGCGAACTACTGAAAAAAATTCGGGCAGCAGGGGCAGTGAATACGGAGAATCTCACTTTTTTTGAAGCGGATCTCAACGACGACAGAGGCTGGGCAGACGCTGTCAAAAATTGCGTCTATGTGCTCCATGTTGCCTCACCGTTTCCTGCAAGTACCCCCAAAGACGAAAATGAACTGATTATTCCAGCGAGAGACGGGGCGCTGCGGGTATTGAAAGCAGCAAGAAACGCCGGAGTAAAAAGGGTTGTGCTGACCTCGTCATTTGCTGCGATTGGATATAGTATCGACAAAACAAACCATATATTTACAGAAACAGACTGGACCGACCCGCTGGCACCCATTGCACCCTACATCAGGTCCAAGACGGTTGCCGAACTTGCTGCCTGGGATTTTGTCAGGAGCGAAGGTGGCGATCTGGAGCTCTCCGTAATCAATCCTGTCGGCATATTCGGGCCTGTACTCGGACACAGTTACTCTGCTTCAATAGAATTGGTAAAAGGGATTATGAAAGGAGATATTAAAGAAAATTCACTGTTTACATTTGGTGTGGTGGATGTGCGTGACGTTGCTGATATTCACATCACTGCCATGAAACACCCGGGTGCTGCCGGCGAACGTTTTTTGGCCACTTCGGATGGTGCAATGAGTTTTTATGATATAGCACAAATAATCAAGAAGCAGCGCAGTGAAATCGCCGTATCTGTTGCTGAAATGATCCGGACTTCCCCTGATTTATATGTAAATTTGTCTAACGAAAAGGCAGGAAAAGTTTTGAACTGGTTTCCTCGAACAAAAGAAGAAGCGATCCTGGCTTCCGTTGACAGTATATCAGAACTGGAAAAATCAAAATCAACTAACTGA
- a CDS encoding oxidoreductase, translating to MAKTVLVTGASAGIGRATAILLAQSGYNVYGAARRTEKMEDLENYGIKPIALDVTKDESVMACVDRIFKEAGGIDVLVNNAGFGSYGAIEDVAMQDAKYQLEVNVFGAMHLTQLVLPKMRQNNYGKVVNISSVGGKIAFPFGGWYHASKFAIEALSDAMRSEVKQFGIDVIVIEPGGTKSEWGDIAVESLMRVSGQTAYRELVAAVQKSFTQMAGNVPGPIVIAKLIKESIEAKKPKTRYVGGYMAKPMLFLRKILSDKMLERIIMSQVK from the coding sequence ATGGCAAAGACAGTTTTGGTTACAGGGGCTTCGGCAGGAATTGGAAGAGCAACGGCGATTTTATTAGCACAAAGCGGCTACAATGTTTACGGTGCGGCACGCCGGACAGAAAAAATGGAGGACCTGGAAAATTACGGCATTAAACCTATCGCATTAGACGTTACAAAAGATGAAAGTGTTATGGCTTGTGTTGACCGGATTTTCAAGGAAGCTGGTGGCATTGACGTATTGGTAAACAATGCAGGTTTCGGTTCGTACGGTGCGATCGAAGATGTAGCCATGCAGGATGCAAAATATCAGTTGGAAGTAAACGTATTTGGTGCCATGCATTTAACGCAATTAGTGCTGCCTAAAATGCGACAAAATAACTATGGCAAAGTCGTAAATATTTCTTCGGTTGGCGGTAAAATCGCGTTTCCGTTTGGCGGTTGGTATCACGCAAGTAAATTTGCGATTGAAGCATTGAGCGATGCCATGCGATCAGAAGTTAAACAGTTCGGTATTGACGTCATAGTGATTGAACCGGGCGGCACAAAATCAGAATGGGGAGACATTGCTGTTGAAAGCTTAATGCGCGTTTCGGGTCAAACAGCATACAGAGAATTGGTGGCAGCTGTTCAAAAATCATTTACACAAATGGCAGGTAATGTTCCCGGGCCGATTGTGATTGCGAAATTGATTAAAGAAAGTATTGAAGCAAAAAAACCGAAAACCAGGTATGTTGGCGGTTATATGGCCAAACCGATGTTGTTCTTACGAAAAATTTTGTCTGATAAAATGTTGGAGAGAATAATCATGAGCCAGGTAAAATAA
- a CDS encoding AraC family transcriptional regulator yields the protein MKEKDNGHLQLKSLSDVHRAFGLPMPVHPLISLIDGATSEILLNKLHIFPNPHVLKFYKISYKTAHTTKLRYGQSEYDFGEGGLLFAAPNQVIGSVDGYNINDKSPYTLLIHPDFFLTYPLARKIKTYGFFSYSANEALHLSDREKKTIMSIFGIIEEELDSRIDEFSQDVVIAQIELLLTYANRFYKRQFITRKAVSNDIYQKMEQILDDYFAEKSLDQGIPTVLYLSNMLNLSPSYLSDLLRSLTGQNAQQHIHNKLIEMAKEKLSTTSLSISEIAYELGFGHPQSFSTLFKTKTRLTPLAFRKSFN from the coding sequence ATGAAAGAGAAAGATAACGGCCATCTTCAATTGAAATCTTTATCAGATGTGCACAGGGCATTTGGCCTGCCGATGCCCGTGCATCCCCTGATTAGCCTGATCGATGGCGCTACAAGCGAGATCCTCCTGAACAAACTGCATATTTTCCCAAATCCGCATGTGCTGAAATTTTATAAAATTTCTTATAAAACAGCACACACCACAAAGTTACGCTACGGCCAGTCTGAATATGATTTTGGGGAAGGTGGTCTGTTGTTTGCAGCGCCAAACCAGGTCATTGGGAGCGTTGATGGTTACAATATCAACGATAAATCTCCATATACTTTGCTCATCCATCCGGACTTTTTTCTAACCTATCCCCTGGCCAGGAAGATTAAAACCTATGGTTTTTTTTCCTATTCCGCCAATGAAGCGCTTCATTTATCTGATCGGGAGAAGAAAACGATCATGTCGATTTTCGGCATCATTGAGGAAGAATTGGATAGCCGGATTGATGAGTTTAGCCAGGACGTTGTTATTGCGCAGATTGAGCTGCTGCTCACTTATGCAAACCGTTTTTATAAGCGCCAGTTCATTACAAGAAAGGCAGTAAGTAACGACATTTATCAAAAGATGGAGCAAATTCTGGACGATTATTTTGCTGAGAAGTCACTGGACCAGGGAATACCAACAGTTCTTTATCTATCTAACATGCTTAACCTGTCACCTAGTTACCTTAGTGACCTCTTACGTTCACTTACCGGCCAAAATGCCCAGCAACATATCCATAACAAGCTCATAGAAATGGCAAAGGAAAAACTTTCCACTACCAGTTTATCGATCAGTGAAATTGCATACGAATTAGGTTTTGGGCATCCGCAGTCATTCAGTACTTTATTCAAAACGAAAACGCGTTTAACGCCATTAGCATTCAGAAAGTCCTTTAATTAA
- a CDS encoding pyridoxamine 5'-phosphate oxidase family protein gives MARNYASVAFTTEVKALQERYGSRKAYAHLEEKVSKTELTDFEKHFIQNRDSCYIASTGENGFPYIQHRGGEKGFLRTIDLVTLGFADLRGNRQYISVGNTVTNPKVSLILMDYAHQARLKIYAEAETVEIAGRPDLADLVIPQGYEGIAERIVLLHIIAFDWNCPKYITPRYTTEEINEMLAPLQEHVRELESEVSRLKKDQQTADSV, from the coding sequence ATGGCACGGAACTATGCATCTGTGGCATTCACTACGGAAGTGAAAGCGCTGCAGGAAAGATACGGGAGCCGCAAGGCCTATGCCCACCTCGAAGAGAAAGTTTCAAAAACCGAACTAACGGACTTTGAAAAGCATTTCATTCAAAATCGCGACAGCTGTTATATTGCAAGTACCGGCGAAAATGGATTTCCCTATATCCAGCATAGAGGAGGAGAGAAGGGGTTTCTTCGTACGATTGATCTGGTTACGTTAGGCTTTGCGGACTTGCGTGGCAACAGGCAATACATTTCGGTGGGCAATACGGTCACCAATCCCAAAGTTTCCCTTATCCTGATGGATTATGCGCATCAGGCACGTTTAAAGATTTATGCCGAAGCAGAAACGGTAGAAATTGCCGGACGTCCGGATTTAGCAGATTTAGTCATCCCGCAGGGCTATGAAGGCATTGCGGAACGTATTGTTCTGCTTCATATAATAGCCTTTGACTGGAACTGTCCAAAGTACATCACACCTCGTTACACCACGGAAGAAATCAACGAGATGCTGGCACCACTTCAGGAACATGTCAGGGAATTAGAATCAGAAGTCAGCCGGCTCAAAAAAGATCAGCAAACTGCTGATAGCGTATAG
- a CDS encoding NADPH-dependent F420 reductase, translating into MKLKTFGIIGAGLVGEALATQLNKVGHSVKVANSRGPHTLQTFEMNTGAKAVDLSEVVSEVDVLILAVPLKNVAGLREAIFGLPAEAIVLDACNYYAWRDGQIYVDQILPAAIGMFRIFTI; encoded by the coding sequence ATGAAACTAAAAACATTCGGAATTATAGGTGCAGGATTGGTGGGGGAAGCCCTTGCGACACAATTAAATAAAGTGGGTCATAGCGTGAAGGTAGCCAATTCCAGAGGGCCGCATACCCTGCAAACATTTGAAATGAATACCGGGGCCAAAGCCGTGGATCTAAGTGAGGTGGTCTCAGAAGTGGACGTGCTTATCCTTGCTGTTCCCCTTAAAAACGTTGCTGGTTTACGCGAGGCGATCTTCGGTCTACCCGCAGAAGCTATAGTGCTGGATGCCTGTAATTATTATGCCTGGAGAGATGGCCAGATATATGTCGATCAAATTTTACCAGCCGCAATTGGCATGTTCCGGATTTTTACAATTTAA
- a CDS encoding SDR family NAD(P)-dependent oxidoreductase — MPTILITGGHSGIGIECCKILASTYNYNLILAGRSPGPMENFAKELIKSYGVKVSVLAMDTSSLTSVRSGALYCREMIEKGEVDKLQAIICNAGVRLGGAPTYTVDGYEETLATNYLGHVLLLELLLDCMADNGRIVFTASGTHDPDTADGKMMGIADGHDAIGLANTGKDGAKPVSRGKLYATSKLYMILYAYELDRRLRKAGSLISSIAFDPGATSGTGFLRNMPKPVQWLAGSAFMSWVMKKSGVTIGDIKFSGECLARVTADPEYASGSGKYFQTNDGKLTERRSSKLSYDEQRAVKLWKDTKSLIHIQPNEGSVKLR, encoded by the coding sequence ATGCCTACAATCCTTATCACAGGCGGACACAGCGGTATCGGCATCGAATGCTGCAAAATTCTCGCCTCGACATATAATTACAATCTGATCCTGGCAGGCCGCAGCCCAGGGCCGATGGAGAACTTTGCAAAGGAACTGATCAAATCCTATGGAGTAAAGGTAAGTGTACTGGCTATGGATACTTCATCTTTGACTTCTGTAAGGTCAGGTGCCCTGTACTGCCGGGAAATGATAGAAAAGGGAGAAGTTGATAAATTGCAAGCAATCATCTGTAATGCGGGTGTCCGGTTAGGCGGGGCACCAACCTATACTGTTGATGGTTATGAAGAAACCCTTGCAACAAATTATCTGGGACATGTGCTATTGTTAGAATTGCTTCTAGATTGCATGGCAGATAACGGCCGGATTGTTTTTACTGCCAGTGGTACGCACGACCCTGATACAGCAGACGGAAAAATGATGGGTATTGCCGATGGACATGACGCAATTGGACTTGCAAATACAGGCAAAGATGGAGCAAAACCCGTTTCCAGAGGAAAGCTCTATGCGACTTCGAAGTTGTATATGATACTTTATGCCTACGAACTGGATAGGCGTCTGCGAAAAGCAGGCTCTCTGATCTCATCCATAGCTTTTGACCCCGGAGCTACATCCGGAACCGGATTTTTGAGGAACATGCCAAAGCCTGTGCAGTGGCTGGCGGGCAGTGCATTTATGTCATGGGTGATGAAAAAGAGTGGAGTGACTATTGGCGATATTAAATTTTCGGGAGAATGTCTTGCCAGGGTCACTGCCGACCCCGAATATGCCAGCGGTTCAGGAAAATATTTCCAGACTAACGACGGCAAATTGACAGAAAGGCGGTCTTCCAAATTGTCCTATGACGAGCAGAGGGCTGTGAAATTATGGAAAGATACCAAATCGCTTATCCATATACAGCCAAATGAAGGGTCTGTAAAACTCCGCTGA
- a CDS encoding AraC family transcriptional regulator — protein MQPEQINPNIILYACESETHFDHDPFVYEHYFGIITSGSADHYTDKGVVNYPTGSLCLIRRNQLLKVIKKPDGQKPFATITVFLEQKTLEKYSLEHDVKPNGIYTGEPILILENDAFMKGYFESLMPYFDQPEKLTPILTQAKTTEVIALLLRNPVLKNFLFDFSEPNKIDLEAYMYRHFSYNVPLVQFAKLTGRSLSSFKRDFVKIFDATPEKWLQKQRLEQAHFLITQKDKRPSDIYLELGFETLSHFSYTFKKQFGHTPTESQNTSRVNK, from the coding sequence ATGCAACCAGAGCAAATTAACCCGAACATAATCTTGTATGCTTGTGAAAGCGAAACACATTTCGACCACGATCCTTTTGTATACGAACATTATTTTGGCATAATCACTTCGGGAAGTGCAGATCATTATACGGACAAAGGTGTTGTAAACTATCCGACAGGTTCCTTGTGTTTGATTAGAAGAAACCAATTGCTCAAAGTAATAAAGAAACCAGACGGACAAAAGCCATTTGCGACTATCACTGTGTTCTTAGAACAAAAAACATTGGAAAAATACAGTTTGGAACATGACGTAAAACCAAACGGAATTTATACTGGTGAGCCCATTCTGATATTAGAAAATGACGCTTTTATGAAAGGGTATTTCGAATCGCTCATGCCGTATTTTGACCAACCCGAAAAGCTGACACCAATATTGACCCAAGCAAAAACTACCGAAGTGATTGCGTTATTGCTTCGCAATCCTGTGTTGAAGAATTTTCTGTTTGATTTCAGTGAACCAAATAAGATTGATCTGGAGGCGTATATGTACAGACATTTTTCATACAATGTTCCGTTGGTACAATTTGCAAAACTGACAGGAAGAAGTCTTTCTTCATTCAAACGGGATTTTGTAAAAATCTTCGATGCAACACCTGAAAAATGGTTACAAAAACAACGATTAGAACAAGCACATTTTTTGATCACACAAAAGGACAAACGCCCATCTGATATTTATCTGGAATTAGGTTTTGAAACCTTGTCGCACTTTTCTTACACTTTCAAAAAACAATTTGGACACACACCGACAGAATCACAAAACACTTCAAGGGTGAACAAGTAA
- a CDS encoding winged helix-turn-helix transcriptional regulator, with protein MFLVSFFTTKLFYRNYIFVIRYQKESNYFTGKVRYTPGTVPMRKRMPGLNEAMQLFCGKWIFCILLKLNDFGEMRFRDPQEPTTGISPKVLLKELQDLEGN; from the coding sequence ATGTTTTTAGTTTCATTTTTTACAACAAAACTATTTTATAGAAACTATATATTTGTTATTCGTTACCAAAAGGAAAGTAACTATTTTACCGGGAAAGTTAGATATACCCCGGGAACGGTGCCTATGAGGAAACGTATGCCAGGACTTAACGAGGCTATGCAGTTGTTTTGCGGTAAGTGGATATTCTGCATTCTGCTAAAACTTAACGACTTCGGAGAAATGCGCTTTAGAGACCCGCAAGAACCAACCACCGGAATATCACCAAAGGTATTGTTGAAGGAATTACAGGACCTGGAAGGAAACTAA
- a CDS encoding AraC family transcriptional regulator — translation MIEQVIKRSCYDCIKTDGENLLRQFVFGYQQAGSLQVYDGKKTISFGEGSFWLAVKNRVARFTKTPPANGEFKSVSITFNDETLRQFSKNQDKVSATKIDAPPIIILKEDNLYNHFFKSLEAFDGFTYTDTKPAVERKLIEALVVLLKVQPELKEILFDFEEPHKIGLAAFMEENYKFNLPMSQFAYLTGRSLSSFKRDFRKIYQNTPAKWLQKKRLEAAYFLIKEKNRSPSEVYIELGFEDLSHFSYVFKKQFSVNPSALAKHFLIE, via the coding sequence TTGATAGAACAAGTCATAAAAAGAAGCTGCTACGACTGTATTAAAACGGATGGAGAGAACCTGTTGCGTCAGTTCGTTTTTGGCTACCAGCAGGCTGGTTCTCTCCAGGTTTATGACGGTAAAAAGACCATCTCTTTTGGAGAGGGATCTTTTTGGCTTGCTGTAAAAAACAGGGTTGCCCGGTTCACAAAAACGCCGCCTGCAAATGGTGAATTCAAATCGGTCTCCATTACTTTTAATGATGAAACTTTGCGTCAGTTCAGTAAAAATCAGGACAAGGTTTCAGCTACAAAAATAGATGCTCCGCCTATAATTATTCTGAAAGAAGACAATCTCTACAACCACTTTTTCAAGTCGTTAGAAGCATTTGACGGTTTTACATACACCGATACAAAACCGGCGGTGGAACGTAAACTCATTGAAGCGTTGGTAGTACTTTTAAAAGTACAGCCCGAGCTAAAAGAAATCCTTTTCGATTTTGAAGAGCCACACAAAATTGGTCTTGCTGCTTTTATGGAAGAGAATTATAAATTCAATCTGCCCATGTCTCAGTTTGCATATCTTACCGGTCGCAGCTTGTCGTCATTTAAACGCGACTTTCGGAAGATTTACCAAAATACGCCTGCAAAATGGCTGCAGAAGAAACGACTGGAAGCAGCGTATTTTTTGATTAAGGAAAAGAATCGCTCACCATCTGAGGTATACATAGAGCTTGGTTTTGAAGACCTTTCACACTTTTCTTATGTGTTTAAAAAACAATTCTCAGTAAATCCGTCTGCACTGGCAAAGCATTTCCTCATCGAATGA